The following proteins are encoded in a genomic region of Lactiplantibacillus plantarum:
- a CDS encoding GyrI-like domain-containing protein, translated as MKMKYEWRKQEKTTYATKKQPQLLTIPAQTFMSIHGTGNPNGPEFQTHLQTLYPAAYGLKHAYKQYAQTQACEFDDYVVFPLEGVWSLTIKGQQLDHLDKDEFSYDIMIRVPDFVPNELIAPALAAVKAKKQLPTEQINVQQFDAMQVAQILHLGAYDDEPASFAKIDELVANQGMHRTSKIHREIYLSDARRVAPDKLKTILRYRVASN; from the coding sequence TGCTACTAAGAAGCAACCCCAACTGTTGACGATTCCAGCCCAAACTTTTATGAGTATCCATGGAACGGGGAATCCCAATGGCCCAGAGTTTCAGACGCACCTGCAAACGTTATATCCAGCTGCTTATGGGCTCAAGCATGCGTATAAGCAGTATGCGCAAACACAGGCGTGTGAATTTGATGATTACGTTGTTTTTCCGCTTGAAGGGGTCTGGTCATTGACGATTAAGGGACAGCAACTTGACCATCTTGACAAAGATGAGTTCAGTTATGACATTATGATTCGGGTTCCAGACTTTGTTCCCAATGAACTGATTGCACCGGCTTTGGCAGCGGTTAAAGCTAAGAAACAACTGCCAACTGAACAAATTAACGTGCAGCAGTTCGACGCAATGCAAGTGGCACAGATTCTGCACCTGGGTGCTTATGACGATGAACCCGCGAGTTTTGCCAAGATAGATGAACTGGTCGCCAATCAGGGGATGCATCGTACTAGCAAGATTCATCGAGAAATTTATTTATCCGATGCACGGCGGGTGGCACCTGATAAACTGAAAACCATTCTCCGATATCGAGTGGCGTCGAATTAA
- a CDS encoding quinone oxidoreductase family protein has translation MKAVIFDNFGSPDVLRIADVQRPVATTATVLVKVMAVAVNHVDTFVRSGAFKTALAAPHVAGRDLVGEVVASSQPDFQIGDQVWTNSMGYEGRMGATAEYVAVPTDRLYHVPDGVAPMPLVAAVHSAATAAIVLNDVMEIRRGQTLLIEGAAGNVGRKLIQLAHQMGVTVVITASPRDFARCQQLGSTACYDYHAGFADQLTTDQWTFDHVIDTSGRVPLAINLALLRLGGQVTLITAPQDNQFEFPVRQFYMSQQRITGFVISHATVDQLAQAASRLNRAFSAGLLLDDQVSQRYFKDAAQCHAQLEAGTDHHQRFVLLPS, from the coding sequence ATGAAGGCAGTTATTTTTGACAATTTTGGTAGTCCCGATGTATTGCGCATTGCTGACGTGCAACGGCCGGTGGCGACAACTGCGACCGTCTTAGTGAAGGTCATGGCGGTGGCCGTTAATCATGTTGATACGTTTGTTCGGAGTGGGGCGTTTAAGACGGCCCTGGCAGCACCACACGTGGCGGGACGTGATTTAGTCGGTGAGGTCGTAGCCAGTTCGCAACCGGACTTTCAAATCGGCGACCAAGTCTGGACGAACTCAATGGGCTATGAAGGCCGAATGGGCGCAACGGCCGAGTATGTGGCGGTGCCAACTGATCGCTTGTATCACGTTCCTGATGGCGTGGCGCCCATGCCACTCGTCGCGGCGGTCCATTCAGCTGCAACAGCCGCCATCGTACTTAACGACGTCATGGAAATTCGTCGCGGCCAGACACTCCTAATTGAAGGTGCCGCGGGCAACGTTGGCCGCAAGCTGATTCAACTTGCGCATCAAATGGGCGTGACGGTTGTGATAACCGCATCACCACGAGATTTTGCACGGTGTCAGCAGCTAGGTAGTACCGCCTGTTATGATTATCACGCGGGGTTTGCGGACCAGTTAACGACGGATCAGTGGACTTTTGACCATGTGATTGATACCTCGGGACGCGTACCACTGGCGATTAATTTAGCGTTATTACGATTAGGTGGTCAGGTGACATTGATTACGGCACCGCAGGATAACCAATTTGAGTTCCCTGTTCGCCAGTTTTACATGTCTCAACAACGAATCACTGGTTTTGTGATTAGCCATGCAACGGTTGACCAGTTAGCACAAGCGGCCAGTCGTTTAAACCGAGCTTTTAGCGCCGGACTGCTATTGGATGATCAGGTCAGCCAGCGATATTTTAAGGATGCCGCTCAGTGTCACGCTCAATTGGAAGCAGGCACGGATCATCACCAGCGCTTTGTGTTATTACCGAGTTGA
- a CDS encoding iron-sulfur cluster biosynthesis family protein, giving the protein MTQIEISDRLKALLVAKGFDKKQLVLVTDDGGGKYSLHGGACSIGTKFTIIVLDQPDPEYNVTVVNNQSLALWTSTYDLIFFNDGIKMDYDQGRIAIKDNAHMLDNAVQIAKGAEVLAAFEQGVPADNLTC; this is encoded by the coding sequence ATGACGCAAATAGAGATTAGTGATCGGCTGAAAGCTTTATTGGTTGCGAAGGGCTTTGATAAGAAGCAATTGGTTTTGGTGACGGATGATGGTGGTGGCAAGTACTCTTTGCACGGAGGTGCTTGCAGTATTGGAACTAAATTTACGATAATCGTACTTGATCAGCCGGACCCGGAATACAACGTAACGGTGGTGAATAATCAAAGCCTCGCGCTTTGGACCTCCACATACGATCTCATTTTCTTTAACGATGGTATTAAGATGGATTACGATCAGGGGCGGATCGCTATTAAGGACAATGCCCATATGCTGGACAATGCCGTTCAAATCGCTAAAGGAGCGGAAGTTTTAGCTGCTTTTGAACAGGGCGTCCCAGCCGACAACCTAACTTGTTAA